In the genome of Salvelinus sp. IW2-2015 linkage group LG25, ASM291031v2, whole genome shotgun sequence, one region contains:
- the LOC111952066 gene encoding cytochrome P450 1B1 has product MDMQIIFEEMTWPSPRSILLASLTAVFAVHLWRRIRRNCDVYSPPGPFAWPVIGNAIEVGKTPHLYFSRMARKYGNVFRIKLGCRDVVVLNGDAIRQALIKKGFDFAGRPDFTSFQYVSNGDGIAFGKFSEWWKVHRKVAQSTVRMFSNGNMNSKKTFENHVVCEVRELLRLFLGKTQEHKYFQPMTYLVVSTANIMTAVCFGKRYSYDDAEFAQVVGRNDQFTQTVGAGSIVDVMPWLQYFPNPIKTIFDNFKELNREFSKFIVTKVVEHRKTIQPSTIRDMTDAFIMAMDHSQDSSPGVSPGKDYVPPTIGDIFGASQDTLSTALQWIILILVRFPHIQLRLQEEVDKVVYRSRLPTIEDQSQLPYVMAFIYEVMRFTSFVPLTIPHSTITDTTIMGYTILKDTVIFINQWSSNHDPARWTQPETFDPLRFLDQDSSLNKDLASSVLIFSLGKRRCIGEELSKMQLFLFTALLAHQAHFSPDPDKLPTIDYTYGLTLKPNNFSIAVNLRDSMDVLEEASQKPFYGETQEDTGNSRSD; this is encoded by the exons ATGGACATGCAAATTATATTCGAGGAGATGACCTGGCCATCGCCACGGAGTATATTATTGGCGTCTTTGACTGCTGTCTTTGCCGTGCACCTGTGGCGCAGGATCAGGCGGAACTGCGATGTATACAGCCCGCCTGGACCCTTCGCTTGGCCGGTCATTGGGAACGCAATAGAGGTTGGCAAAACTCCTCACCTCTATTTCTCTCGCATGGCACGGAAATATGGGAACGTCTTTCGAATCAAACTTGGCTGCCGGGACGTTGTGGTGCTGAATGGCGACGCAATCAGGCAGGCGCTCATCAAAAAGGGATTTGATTTCGCAGGCAGACCGGACTTTACTTCTTTTCAATACGTTTCCAATGGCGATGGCATTGCTTTTGGAAAATTCAGCGAATGGTGGAAAGTGCACCGAAAAGTAGCCCAATCTACTGTTCGGATGTTTTCCAATGGCAACATGAACTCCAAAAAGACCTTCGAAAACCACGTTGTCTGCGAAGTTAGGGAGCTGCTCCGTCTTTTCCTGGGAAAAACGCAAGAGCACAAATATTTCCAGCCGATGACATACTTGGTGGTATCAACAGCGAACATAATGACCGCCGTGTGCTTTGGAAAGAGGTATTCCTACGACGACGCAGAGTTTGCGCAAGTTGTGGGACGAAATGATCAATTCACCCAAACAGTAGGGGCTGGGAGCATCGTTGATGTGATGCCTTGGCTCCAGTATTTTCCCAACCCGATAAAAAccatttttgacaattttaaagaGCTCAACCGGGAGTTCAGTAAATTTATCGTTACTAAGGTTGTCGAGCATCGAAAGACCATTCAGCCAAGCACAATCCGGGACATGACAGATGCTTTCATCATGGCAATGGACCATTCTCAGGACAGCTCGCCCGGAGTCTCACCAGGCAAAGATTATGTGCCACCTACTATTGGTGATATTTTTGGAGCAAGCCAAGACACACTGTCTACTGCACTCCAATGGATCATTCTGATACTTGTGAG GTTTCCTCATATCCAGCTGCGTCTCCAAGAGGAAGTGGACAAAGTGGTCTACCGGAGCCGTCTGCCCACCATCGAAGACCAGTCTCAGTTGCCTTACGTGATGGCCTTTATCTACGAGGTGATGCGCTTCACCAGCTTTGTGCCTCTCACCATTCCCCACAGCACCATCACCGACACTACCATCATGGGCTACACCATCCTCAAGGACACAGTGATCTTCATCAACCAGTGGTCCAGCAACCACGACCCGGCCAGGTGGACACAACCAGAGACCTTTGACCCCCTGCGCTTCCTGGACCAGGATAGCTCTTTGAACAAGGACCTGGCCAGCAGTGTGCTCATCTTCTCCTTGGGAAAGAGGCGGTGCATCGGAGAGGAGCTGTCCAAGATGCAGCTGTTCCTATTTACTGCACTGCTGGCACACCAGGCKCACTTTAGTCCCGACCCGGACAAGCTGCCCACCATTGACTACACCTATGGGCTGACCCTGAAGCCCAATAACTTCTCCATAGCAGTAAATCTACGGGACAGCATGGACGTCTTGGAGGAGGCTAGCCAAAAGCCCTTCTATGGGGAGACCCAGGAGGACACAGGCAACTCCAGATCAGACTGA